The proteins below are encoded in one region of Oncorhynchus nerka isolate Pitt River linkage group LG15, Oner_Uvic_2.0, whole genome shotgun sequence:
- the LOC115143241 gene encoding small nuclear ribonucleoprotein E — MAYRGQGQKVQKVMVQPINLIFRYLQNRSRIQVWLYEQVNMRIEGCIIGFDEYMNLVLDDAEEVHMKTKNRKPLGRIMLKGDNITLLQSVAT, encoded by the exons ATGGCGTACAGAGGACAAGGGCAGAAGGTCCAGAAGGTTATGGTGCAGCCAATC AACCTTATTTTCAGGTATCTACAGAAC CGTTCTCGGATACAGGTGTGGCTGTATGAACAAGTGAACATGCGGATAGAGGGCTGCATCATC ggCTTTGACGAGTACATGAACCTGGTTCTGGATGACGCTGAGGAGGTCCACATGAAGACCAAGAACAGGAAGCCCCTGG gGAGGATCATGCTGAAAGGTGATAACATCACCTTGCTACAGAGTGTTGCCACTTAA